The Bdellovibrio sp. ZAP7 DNA segment GCGTCGATACCTTTGTTGAGGAAGTCCGGCATTTTATCGAACTCTTCCTTGGTAAATTTCCCCAGAACGTAATCCGCGACTGGATAGTTCGGGTTTTCGGGGCGGCCGACACCCAGTTTAAGTCGGGCATAGTCCTGAGTTCCCATTAATTGCGAGATACTTTTGATTCCGTTGTGACCACCGTGACCACGGTTTTTATGAATCTTCATTTGATTGAAGGGCTGGTCGATGTCGTCGTGGATAACGATCAGGTGATCCAGAGGGATTTTAAAATAGCCCATCAGCGGTTGCACCGATTCGCCAGAAAGATTCATGTACGTTTGCGGCTTGCAGAAGTAAAGCGTGTGACCTTGCCACGTCGCTTGCGCCACTTCGGCTTTGAATTGATTCTTGATAGAAGGATTGCCCAGGCCTTGCATGAAATAGTCGACAGCCATAAATCCAATATTGTGACGAGTAAGTTTGTACTCTCCACCAGGATTTCCAAGACCTACGATTAACCATGAAGACATAAAGCACCTCGTTCAAAATCAAAAAAAAAGGCAGCCCTTTGAGGGAGCCGCCTTTTTGTGTGTGCAATAGTTTAAAACTATTTTTTAGCAGCTGGTTTAGCAGCAGCTGGAGCAGCTTTCGCGCCTGCAGCTGGAGCAGCGGCAGCAGCCGGTGCAGCAGCAACTGGAGTTGCAGCAACTTCTTCTTCTTGAGCAGATACAACCGCGATAGTTGTGTCAGCAGAAGAGATCAATTTAGCAGAGCCAGTGATTTTCACGTCAGATGCGTGAAGAGCGTCGCCTACTGCCAAGTTAGAGATGTCAGCAGTGAAGAATTCAGGGATCTCAGTTGGAAGAACTTCGATCTCGATTTGACGGTTAACTACGTTCAACATACCGCCTTCAGACAAACCAACTGGTTTACCTTCAAGACGAACTTCAACGTTAACGCGTACTGCTTTTTTAAGATCCAAAGCGTAGAAATCAACGTGTTGTGGGCGACGAGTAACAGGGTGAACGTCAACTTTTTTAACAAGTACAACGATACCGTTTGCTTCTTTAACTGGAGATTTCAAGTTGAAAAGAGCATTTTCGTAAGCACGAACGTTGTACTTAACGATTTCTTTTTCGCCAACAGAGATGCTAACTGGAGAGATAGCTCCGTAGATAACTGCAGGAACTTGGCGGTTAACGCGCAATTCGCGGCTGTTACCTTTACCAGTTTGACGAGCTTCTACGTTTAGTTCGATTCTATTTTTCATAATGTCTTCCTTCTAGTCCGATAGAGGATTGGTTGTTTCGCTCCTTGTGGGAGCTTTTAAATTTCAAATAAATTCATCCGCCGAAGCCCAAAGGGCGAAGGAGGATTAATCAAACAAACTGCTGACAGAATCATTGCCGTGGATACGCTTGATCGCTTCAGCCAAAACTGGAGCTACGGATACCACTTCGATTTTCCCGCAGTTTTTCGCTGCTTCCGATAACGGAATCGTGTCGGTCACCCAAACTTTTTCGATTGGGCTGTCCTTCAAACGGGCGATGGCAGGGCCTGATAAAACAGGGTGCGTTGCAACAGCGAACACACGTTTTGCCCCATTCTTGTAGAGACTGTCAACTGCTTGTGTAAGTGTTCCAGCCGTATCGATCATATCGTCCACGATCACGGCAGTTTTTCCAGTCACATCCCCGATCAAGTGAAGCGCTTTTGCCTCATTTGGGCCGGAACGGCGTTTATCGATGATAGCCATGGAGGATTCGATGCGTTTTGCGAAGGCGCGGGTTCTTTCCACTCCCCCGGCATCGGGACTCACTGCAACAAAGTCAGATCCAATACCGTGGGATTCGCGCCAAGCACGAGCCAGGGTGGGGATGGCGAACAAATGGTCCACGGGAACGTTAAAGAAGCCTTGGATTTGAGCCGCATGCAAATCCACGGAAACCACCCGGTCTGCACCGGCCGTGGTGATCAAATCGGCCATTAGTTTCGCAGAGATAGGGGCGCGAGGAGCGACCTTTCTGTCTTGGCGAGCGTACCCGAAGTACGGGATCACAGCCGTAATGGAAGCTGCCGAGGCTCTGCGAAGAGCATCGAGCATCACGAAAAGCTCCATATAGCTTTGGTTCACGGGAGGGCATGTACTTTGGATTACAAAGACATCCTGACCTCGAACACTTTCATGAATTTCTACTTGGATTTCGCCGTCGGCGAAAGTGCTGACCTCGGAGTAACCGAGTTCGATACCGGCAGCCGCAGCCACCTTCTTAGCCAGCTCAGGGTTAGAATTAGCGGTAAATAATTTAAGGCCCTTCATCATTACTCAAGTCTCCAGAGTTGACCCGACATTGTCGGAATAGGGTTTATGTTTGGAGGACACTAACAAACCGTTATTACGGAGTAAAGTTAGGAACGTTTTTTATTCTAAAAAGCGGAAGAAATAAGCAGTTTTAGGCGGTTTTGGCCGCAGCGGGCAAAGAAGAATTCGTACTTGCGGAGGACTCACATTCGTCAGGCGGGGGAGTGGGTCACTAGCCTAATCTCCGAGGGCCTTGGTCTACATTTCGTGTGGGAACGCAAAACTTTCTCTGAAAAATGTCAAGAAGCGGTAAAAATAAGACGTAACGCCATAAGAAATCTTGAATCGCGTAAAGGAACTTTGAAATGAAGAGTTTGATAACAAGTCTTGTCTTCGCCTCAATGACAAGCTTTCTAATTTCATGTTCCTCTGGTGGAGATTCGAACACCGATGCTGTCACGGCTCCACCAGATGAATCGTCTCAGTCACCAGCTCCCTCGCCAACGGTATCTCCTTCTCCGACTGTGACACCTTCGCCAACTGTAAGTCCTTCCCCAGAGCCGACCGTGAGCCCGTCGCCAACCGTGGCGCCAACGGCCGAACCTTCGCCGTCGCCATCGCCGACTGTTTCGCCTACAGCGACACCGTCTCCTTCGCCGGAGCCGACTGTTTCGCCTGCACCGACTGCTTCACCAGCTCCGACAGCAAGTCCTTCCCCGGAGCCAACAGTGACTCCGCAACCGGCTCCTACTGTAACGCCATCTCCGACGGTCACTCCGTCACCAACGGCTTCGCCATCACCGACAGTTACTCCTTCTCCTACGGCGAGTCCTTCACCGGCGCCGACGGTCACGCCGTCTCCGACAGCGAGTCCTGCTCCGTCGCCCCAACCAACAGTCACTCCGTCGCCAACCGTAACGCCTTCTCCGACTGTGACCCCGTCTCCGACGGCATCGCCAAGTCCTTCTCCAGAGCCAACGGTGACGCCATCGCCGACAGTAAGTCCATCTCCAAATCCGTCGCCATCACCATCACCATCACCATCTCCATCACCAACACCGGTGATGAAATGCCCGACGAATTTTGAAATGGTGAGTGCGAATTCTTCACTTGGAACTTCGGCATTCTGTATCGCTAAATTTGAAATGAAACAAAGTTCCGGCTCAGCTGTATCGACGGCCTCAGGTAAGCCGTGGATTGCGACGAAGGCAACGGCAGCAGCTGCGTGTGCTGCACTTGGTATCACGTATCGTTTACCGACGAATGCCGAGTGGAATGCGACAGCTTTGGAAATTTATAATCGCGGAGAAAATTGGTCGGGTGGAGTAAAGCTTTCCGGAAATCTTTATACCGGTTATTACTCCGGTTGGAGCGAACCTATTGCCGTCAGCAACACAGCAAATCCTTACGATGGAACGGGAAAAAACAAAGACGAAGAACGTCGTACCTTTGTTCTTGGAAGCGGAGCCGTGATTTGGGACTTCGGAGGCAATGCCTGGGAGTGGGTCAGCGACACGATTTATGGAAACTCCTACTCTCCAGATTTGTCATCACCATATGGACGTAATTATCATAACAATAATTGGGACGTGAAGCCTGGCTCGAAAGCGATGCTGGATTTCACGGGCATGACCGATACCCCTAAAAAAGATGTCTTTATGGGGAATCTATTCGGCGGCAGCTCGGGCAAGGTTATTCGCGGCGGAGCAAACTGTGTGAACAATCGCGGCACCGTTGGAATCTTCACAGCGAACATCGGCGACATCACGGCAAATGAAGTGCAGGCTCCTGCGTCGTGGGGAATCAGCATTCAGAACGTGGGCTTCCGTTGTGTCGCAACTCCAGGACAGTATTAATTTTTTTATTTAATTGCACGTGCCGGATTCAGCGCGTTTCAGCTTGAGCGTATCGAAAATTTTTAGCGCGTTTAACAAAAAAAGCCGATCTTGTGGATCGGCTTTTTATTTTTTTAGATATTGCCTGTCTCTTTAAGTTTCGCCAGGAATTGTTTCGTGGCTTGAGCGCGGTGGGAGTGTTGTGCTTTAAATCCGCTCGCAAGTTCCGCCAGGGTTTGCGTTTGTCCTTCTGGAATGAACACAGGATCATAACCAAAACCATGCAGACCGGCTGGTTTACTTGCAATCGTGCCCTTCATCTCGCCTGTGAAAACCCATTCTTCGCCTGTTGGCGTATAGACGACAGTCGTGCAAACGAATTTCGCATTCTTATTTGCCATAGGTTTCAGAGTGATCATTTTCAAAAGCTTCGAAACGTTTTCGCTATCAGAAGCCTTGGGACCCGCATAGCGAGCAGAGTGAATTCCTGGAAGATTGTTAAGTCCTTCCACCTCAAGTCCGGCGTCCTCACCTAGAACCCAAACATTGTTTTTAACGGCGCGCAAAGTTTTAGCTTTGATACGGGCGTTGTCCAAAAATGTTTTTCCGTCTTCTGGACGGGGCGTGAATGACGTGATTTCACCTTGATGATGAAGGTTCAAATCCGCCACTTCGTTCAAAAGAATGCGGTATTCAGTAAGTTTGCCTTTATTGCCAGTTGCAATCCAAAGTTCCATTTACAAACTCCTTTAATTAAACGCCAGCCAAACGGTAAGCTTCGCCAACGATCGCTGCCTGGTGAATGAATAATTCACGGCAACCTTTTTCAGCAACGTCCATCATCTTGTTCAATTGCTGACGAGTGAATGGCATATGTTCCGCTGTTCCTTGAACTTCAATGAAGGTTCCTTTGTCTGTCATGACAAAATTCATATCAGTGCCGATCGCGCTGTCTTCGTCATAGTTCAAATCCAACAGGATGTTGTCCTGATGAAGACCTACGCTGATCGCAGAAACATAATTGATCAAAGGCATAGATTTAATCTCGCTCACTGCTGCAAGCTTTTTAAGAGCCAACGCCAAAGCAACGTAACCACCAGTTACCGAAGCCGTGCGTGTGCCGCCATCAGCATTCAAAACGTCACAGTCGATGATGATTTGTTTTTCGCCCAATTGTTTCAAATCAACCGCCGCGCGCAGGGAACGACCGATCAAACGAGAGATTTCTTGAGTGCGACCCGAGTTCAAAGATTTTTCGCGTTTATTACGAGTGTGAGTTGCGCGAGGAAGCATGCCGTACTCCGCTGTGACCCAGCCAGCACCGGTGCCTGCCAACCATTGGGGAGCTTTCGCTTCGTAGCTGGCAGTGCAAAGAACTTTTGTTTTACCAAATTCCACCAAAGCAGAGCCTTCAGCGTATTCAGCAACATTCGGTGTAATTTTGATATTTCTAAGTTGGTCGAAAAGACGGCCGTCGCTGCGCATAGGTACTCCTTGAAGCGGCTGGTGAAAAATATCCATCTGCTGCGTTGTCGGGTGCGGTCCTCGCTCCGACGCACCAGGAGTGCGCCTGCGCTGCGGTTCGCTCCCTCCGCCTTGCATCTGAATGTTTTTGATCAGCCTCTATAGAATGGTTAGAGGCCCCTAATTTAAGTTCTTGGCCGAGGAGTTGTCCATCTTTTCTTTGTATGAGACGAGGGCGTTATAGATTTTTTCGGCGAGATCTTTTTGATAATCCTTTTGTTGCAGGCGTTTGGCCTCGCGCGGATTCGAAATAAAGCCAATCTCAATTAATACAGCAGGCATAGAAGTCTTTGAGATCACATAAAAGGGAGCTTGTTTTATGGTGGCCTGCATGGCGTTTTCGTCGTTCTCCCAAATCGTCGTGAGAGCCTTCGTTAAACGCAGGCTCGAGAACATACGGTTTTGACGGCGCAGGTCTTCAACGATGGCAGCAATATCTCCTTTTTTGGAAAGCTCATCACCACCAGAAATAGTGTGCAGGTCGCGGGCATTCATGATGGCCTGACTTTCCTGGTTCGCTAGAAACAGGCTGTCTTCATCAGAAGGCATGTTGTTTTGAAAGAAAAATTCCACGCCACGCGCACGCTGATCTAAAGCAGCATTGGCGTGAAGGCTTACATACAAGTCTGCATTGGCTTTTTCAGCGGTTTTCACTCGCTCGGGTAGGGAAATCGCGCGATCTTTTTCGCGAGTCATGGTGACCAGGAAGTTTGGATCTTTGCTTAACAGGGTTTGCAGTTTTTGAGCGACTGTTAAAACGAGCTCAGCTTCTCGAATGGAATTGTAAACTGCTCCCTTGTCGACACCGCCGTGACCTGGGTCAATGACGATATGAAAAGAGGCGAACGCTGGAGTTGCCCACATACTCAGCAGCAGAGCACAGAAAGACTGTTTCGTTTTGAGAGAGATCATCTTCTATAAGTAGAAATTCCAGCGGCGGTTCTGTCGAGTCCAGTCAGCACGAGATTTTTTTGATCCAGTAGGAAGGCTAGGAGTTGGGCCGACAAAGGGCGCTCTTCGTCTAAAACCTCGACACTGGTAGTGAACCGAGCACTGTTTAATTGGATTTGAACATAATCTTTGGTTGGCACCTCCATTGCTCTAGTACTAAAGCAACCCCCCCTTGCGGCCAGGACCCTCCCCCCCCATCCTGGTCGCTTTTTTTTTGCCTAAAATGCATATATCCTAAGTTCCTGTTAGATAACATCTATAGGAGACAGACATGCATTCTAAATCACTGGGGATTCTTCTTGTTGCAGCACTGATCACATCGACGGCGACTACAAGAGCAATGGCACAAGCCGACAGCAAACAAATTGAAGCCGAAGAGGCGATTGCGGATTCTGAAGGCGCAAAGGCTGAAGCTGCTGAAGCGAAACGCCGTGCCGAAGAAGAACGCAAAGCCCGTGATAAGGCACGCTCTGAAGCGCAAAATGCAATCGCTAAAGCTCGTAACGCAGAAGCGGAAGCTAAAAGAGATCAAGCAAATGCTGAGCGCGATGTTGCTAAGCTAAAAGCAGAAATTGCGGGTCACGACCGTGATCAGAAAAAAGCTGAAAAAGAACAAGCTGAAGCAATCGCTCGCAGCAAAGCCGCTCAGGAAAAAACTGAAAAGCAAAAAAAGGTTCTTGAAGAAGCCGTAGCTCATAAACAAGCGGAAGAAAAGAAAGCGTCTGAAATGAACTCTCAAGCAAAAGATCTTGAGAAGCAGGCGGCTAACGCCACTGAAGCGGGTATGAAGGCGACTAGAGAAGCTGATGCCGCTAAACTTGAATCTGCAAAAGCGGCTCAAAACCTTGCTAAAACTAAGTTGTTGGTCGAAAAAGCGGTTGCTGAAAGCAAAGCTCGCGATGCTAAAGCGAAACAAGACATTGCCCGCGCTGAAGCTGAGAAATCAAAAGCTGAAGCAGAAATGGCTCGTTTGAAAGCTCAACAAGAGCAGTCAAAAGCCATGGTTGAGAAAACTGAAGGCGAATTGAAAGCAGCTACTGAAGAAGCTAAAAAGCTGAACTCTCAAGCTGAAGACGAACGCAAAAAGTTGAACGACATCAAAAAAGACGAAGAAAAAGTTAAGCAAGCTGCGGCTAAAGCAAAACAAAATCTTGAAGACAACCGCATGAAGTACCGCGCAGAAGAAGCTAAAGCTTCTCAAGAGTTGGCTCGTGCAAGAAAGTCTATCGAAGATAACGAAGCAGCAGCGAAACAAGCTGATGCAGAACTTGCTAAATATAAAGCTAATGCTGAAAAAGCGAAAGCTGAGCTAGAACAAATTTCTTCTCGTATGGAAGATGCAAAAAACAAAGCAGAAGACGCAAAGATCCGCGCTGAAACGGTAAAAGCGGAATCTGAAGCAGCTGAAGCGCAAGTTGAAGCAGCTAAAATCAGAGCCGGCACAGCAGGTGTCGATTTGAATGCGGCTCCAGCAGCAGTGAAAAAAGAGACTAAGAAAAAGAAAAAGTAATTAGATCGAAAGATTTGAAATAAAAAACCCCGGTGATGAACCGGGGTTTTTATTTTTAAATACACATTGTCTTCCGCGATCGTCTTTCCCGCGCTACCCGGAAAAGGTGCGTTAATCAGATTGTGTGTGCTCTATTTTTTGTCTTTAACATCTTCACAGAAGGGCAGCGTATAAGACTGGCTGCCGTGTTTGAATGCCACCGGTTGGCCTGTCGTTAGGTGAGCTGGGGAGAAGACAAGGTTTGATTGTGTTTTCTTTGGAACAAGATCAGCGCGAGGTCGCCCGCTGTTATCCAGATGAATTTCCAAGCCCCATTCCAAGTATTCCAAATTATAGGTTACAAGACCGTGTTGCAGGCCTTGCTTCGCGCGCAGCTTATCTTTTTTAAAGTTGATGCACGAAGGTTTAAATGTGACATCGCTTACGCGGGTTTGAATGCCGTCGAAGGCTTTATTCTTTTGATCGACGTCCCACAACACCACGTATTTGCTTTGTGCATGAAGCTTATTTAGTTCGGCGTTCACATCTGCATTGAATGACTTCATCAAAGGATCTGTGAAGCGACTGATCAGGCTGGCCGTGGCACCGCGAATGCTTTCGGAAACTATCGTCTTATTGCAATCAGGATGTGGAGAGCTTGCTGTCGCCAGCCCCGGAATATTTAAGCACGCAAAGTTGGAACCGAAGCTTACGTGATAAAAAGGCGCCTTTTTTAGGTTCACATCCGCAGCGGTACCCATCGAATTTAAAAGTCCTTTTACTTCCATCGAAGCCGTCATCAAAGGGGAGCCGGAATTACCCTTCATTGTTTCGCAAGGAACCATCGCGATGATTGGGCTTTTTACTCCCGTAAAGAATGGATTTGCCAAAGAGTTTTGAATCGCAGGGCAAGTGACTTTGCGTAAGATCCCGGTGCCCTTATCCGTCGGGTCGATTTTAAACATCGTCACGAGCTCGCCATCAGAAAAACCATTGGTATTGATCGGGGCATGCATGCGCGGAGCTTTTTTAGCTAGTTTGAAAATCGCCCAGTCCGGAGTCAGTGGTGTGTCTTTCAGTGGTGAAGAAACAAATTTGATTTGTTCGCAATCTTCATGCTGTTCTTCGCGACTGCGAGAAGCGGGGAAGGTGACCACGATGCGGCCCTTACAAGAAGCATCGTTTTGACGAATGTCCTCGGGAATACAGTGTAGATTTGTGGCGATAGTATCTTCCGCGACCAGAACCCCAGTGCAAACTGATTTTCCATCTTGGATAAGTCCCACCACGGGTTCGGGGCAGGCATCCAGGTTTTCACAGGTCACCGGATACGGTGCTGATTTAGCACTCGCCTGGCTCTGTATCAAAATGAGAATGGAAAAAATCACGAAGGTTTTCACACTGTACTTATCGGTGAATATCGAAACCTGCAAAAGCCAGTTGCCACAGTTTAAAAGAGCCCAAGCGCGGCTCTGTCGCTGCCCCAAAAAGTCTGACCCGCAATATTCCATGAGTCATCGTTGCGGCGTCTCTATCGCTCTGTTTGGAGCTAACAAATTCAGTGAATCATCTTGATTCACTTTTCTCTCGAGTCGTTCTGCGCACACGAATTGCAACATAATCTTTCAGGCAAACGAAGTCTTCCTACTCACGTCCACTCAAAGGAGAGAAACCATGGCCACTATTCCCTATGTTATCGAAAGCACCGCAAGCGGCGAACGCTCATACGACGTCTACTCGCGCCTATTAAAAGACCGCATTCTGATTTTAGGTAGCGTTGTAACTGATGAGGTCGCAAACGCCTTGATCGCGCAGATGTTGTTCCTGGAATCAGACAATCCAGAAAAAGACATCCATCTGTATATTAACTCGCCCGGGGGTTCGGTGTCGGCGGGACTCGCGATCTATGATGTTATGAATTATATCAAGTGTGAGGTGGCGACTTATTGTATCGGTGTCGCTGCGAGTATGGGTTCTTTCCTATTATCAGCAGGGGCGCCCGGAAAAAGATTTTCCATGCCCAACAGTCGTATCTTGATTCATCAGCCCCACTTGGGTGATGGCGGCATCGGCGGGCAGGTGAGCGATATTGAAATCCACGCCCGCGAACTGGTGCGCTCGAAAAAGAAATTAATCGACCTTTACGCAGAACACACCGGTCAAAGCGCCAAACATCTGACGAAACTGATGGAGCGCGATCACAACATGACGGCTCAAGAAGCCAAAGAGCTTGGTTTAATTGACGGAGTGATTGAATCACGAAAGAAAAGAATCTTAAAAAACGCCGGATAAAAAAAAGGGACCTTGATAGGTCCCTTTTTGTTTTACATGGGCTGAACAGTGGGTTGTTGGAGCTGTTGTTGGTCGGAGTCGCCGCCGCCGCCACGGTAGTAAACCGTTTGGGTTGGGTAGGCGAAATCGACTTTGAGTTCCGCGCCGATTTTTAAGATCTCAATAAAGATCGCTTGCTGGCGTTCCATTTCTTCGGCGCCGGTGAAGACTTGAAGATGGAATTGTACCAAAACGTTTAACTGAGAATCCGCAAAACCATTAAAATTCACGGTCACAGTGTCTGGAACTACCACCGATTCCTGGCGAATTGCGTAGCGAACGCGGTCGCAGAATTCTTTAATTCTGTCTGGGGGTGTTTCGTAGGCGATTCCGATGACCTGACGAACGCGGCGATAAGGGCGGACACCCATATTGTCGATGGTTTCTTTAGCCATCATCGCATTGGGAATAGTGATGACGGAGTTATAGAAAGTTCTTACGCGAGTGGATCTGAAACCGATCTCCTCAACTGTTCCTTCCATGTCTTTTACTTTCACCCAGTCGCCTAATTGGAAAGGGTTGTCGATCAGGATTGTCACTGAACCAAAAAGATTGGCAGCCGTGTCCTGAGCGGCAAGGGCTAAGGCCAAACCACCCAGCCCCAGGCCGGCCATCAAAGACATCACGTTTAAACCGAAGCTTTGCAGGATCAACAAGAAACCCAGGATAACCACCAGGGCTTTCATGGTTTTTGTCGCAAAGGGAACTAAGTTGTCATCCATTTTGCTTTCAGTTTTTGCTGCCACATCGGCGAAAACAAAACCCAAAGCGTCCACGCAGTAATAAACCAGGCGGATCACGTGGAAGCCCAGCATGCCTTTTAGGATGTACTCGTAATAAGTTTCAAACTTACCGCTGACTTCGATGGCATCATCAATTGCAAACCACAACAGAATGATAAAAATCCAGGCTAAAGGGCGTTCGATTTCAAATCTAAAGAAATACGCCGTAAAACTTTTAACGAATTTTTTAGCGATCGGGTTATGGATCTTTAATTGTTTAAAGCACCACTGAACAATCGGGCGGAGTGCAAAACCGGCAACAATGCCGCCGATCAGGATAATCCACTTCCAATTAGGCATCACCAGATAGGAATGCTTTAAGAAAGACGTGAACTCGGTAGAAAACCACTGTGTACCTTCAAATAAGAACTTTTCCATGCGTGCACCTCAATTAGTTCATTTGCAGGTCATGACCTGTATAGATCAAAACCAGGATCACAATACCTAATACAATACGATAATAACCAAAACCGCGGAAACCGTAACGGCTCACAACACCGATGAAGAACTTAATCGCAACCATGGCCACGATAAATGAAACCACCAAACCCACCAGCAAGATATTGATCTGCTGAGGTTCGATTGTTTTATAAATTTTCAAAAGCTTGTACAAAGTGGCAGCGGCCATCGTCGGAACTGCTAAAAAGAAAGAAAACTCTGCCGCTTCTTTTTTATTCATTCCTAACGTCAAGCCCCCCATGATCGTAGCACCCGAACGAGAAACACCGGGAATCATCGCGATCGCCTGAAATAAGCCCAGCTTCACGGAGTCTTTATAATTCAGATCGTTCGTTGTGCGACCCACTGCTGTCAGATGTGCAAATGCCTTGTCGGACCACACGAGGACTAATCCCCCCAGAATCAAAGACCAAGCCACAACTTGTACGTTACCCAAAAGGTGCTCAACCACATCCTTGGCCAAAAAACCAATGATGGCAGTCGGCAGGAAGGCCACGAACAATTTTTTATAAAAGCTCCAGTTTGGTAGGAAGCGTTTCCAGTACAAAACTAGTACTGACAAAATCGCGCCGAACTGAATGATGACCTCAAAAGCTTTGGTAAAAGTGTTTTCCTCAATGCCCATCATCGAGCTTGCGATGATCATGTGACCAGTGGATGAGATGGGTAGGAACTCGGTGATTCCTTCAACGATACCTAAAATAATAGAATGCAAATAGCTCACGGATGCCTCGAGTTTCAATGTTGATCATCAGCCCGCAATATTCTTGTAAGCTTCATTGCCGTGTTCAACTTTCGATCACACGTGTCATTAAAATAAGCTGTAGTTTAAAAAAAATCTGTTTTTCGTAAGAAATCCGAATATGATTTTCGATAACCACGGAGGGAATAATGAAACGTGCATTACTAATGGGTGCAATGTTGGTTGGATCTCAAGCATTCGCAGGGGAATACTTGGTTAAGTACAACAACACAAGCGCTCTAAATATGATGAACTCGATGTCTTTGGTATCGGCTTCTGCTTTGAACGTGATGGATCACAATCAAAACGCAAGCTTGGTTAAAGTAGACATCATGAAAAAACAAGAAGCTCAAGTTTTGGCAACTTTGTTGTCTCAGCCGGGCATCGAATACGTAGTACCGAATGCAAAAATGAAAGCATTCACTCACTCAGTTGACACGGCTGCATTGCGTGAACAATGGGCGATGGGCAAAGTTAACGCTGAAAAAGCATGGCAACGTGCTGGTAACAAAGGTAACAAAGGCATCATCGTAGCAGTTATCGACACTGGTGTTGACTACACTCACGAAGCTTTGTCTCCAAATATGGTAGCAGGCTACAACTTTAAAGATAAAAACAACGACCCAATGGACAAAACGTCTTACCAAAACCCAGGTCACGGTACTCACTGTGCTGGTGTTATCGGTGCGACTGGTTTGGTTGATGGTGGTATCGTTGGTATTGCTCCAAACATCTCTATCATGCCACTTCGCTTTTTGGGCGAAAACGGTTCTGGTGATTTGAATGACGCTATCAAAGCGATCGACTACGCTGTTGAAAAAGGCGCGCAAGTGATTTCTGCTTCTTGGGGTGCGACTATTCCAAGAAACCAAGCTGAACCACTTGTTGAAGCTATCAAACGCGCTGACGACAAAGGTGTTATCTTCGTTTCTGCCGCTGCAAATGACGGTAAAAACAACGATACAACTGAAGTTTACCCAGCAAACAACGGTTTCCCGAACTCAATTACGGTTGCAGCTTCTGGTCCAAGTGATGCTAAACCATCTTGGTCAAACTACGGTACAGCAACTGTTCACGTAGCTTCTCCTGGTGAAGACATCATGTCCACTTTGCCGAAAAATAAATACGGCAACTTGTCTGGTACTTC contains these protein-coding regions:
- the rdgB gene encoding RdgB/HAM1 family non-canonical purine NTP pyrophosphatase encodes the protein MELWIATGNKGKLTEYRILLNEVADLNLHHQGEITSFTPRPEDGKTFLDNARIKAKTLRAVKNNVWVLGEDAGLEVEGLNNLPGIHSARYAGPKASDSENVSKLLKMITLKPMANKNAKFVCTTVVYTPTGEEWVFTGEMKGTIASKPAGLHGFGYDPVFIPEGQTQTLAELASGFKAQHSHRAQATKQFLAKLKETGNI
- a CDS encoding ribose-phosphate pyrophosphokinase, which gives rise to MMKGLKLFTANSNPELAKKVAAAAGIELGYSEVSTFADGEIQVEIHESVRGQDVFVIQSTCPPVNQSYMELFVMLDALRRASAASITAVIPYFGYARQDRKVAPRAPISAKLMADLITTAGADRVVSVDLHAAQIQGFFNVPVDHLFAIPTLARAWRESHGIGSDFVAVSPDAGGVERTRAFAKRIESSMAIIDKRRSGPNEAKALHLIGDVTGKTAVIVDDMIDTAGTLTQAVDSLYKNGAKRVFAVATHPVLSGPAIARLKDSPIEKVWVTDTIPLSEAAKNCGKIEVVSVAPVLAEAIKRIHGNDSVSSLFD
- a CDS encoding N-acetylmuramoyl-L-alanine amidase, encoding MISLKTKQSFCALLLSMWATPAFASFHIVIDPGHGGVDKGAVYNSIREAELVLTVAQKLQTLLSKDPNFLVTMTREKDRAISLPERVKTAEKANADLYVSLHANAALDQRARGVEFFFQNNMPSDEDSLFLANQESQAIMNARDLHTISGGDELSKKGDIAAIVEDLRRQNRMFSSLRLTKALTTIWENDENAMQATIKQAPFYVISKTSMPAVLIEIGFISNPREAKRLQQKDYQKDLAEKIYNALVSYKEKMDNSSAKNLN
- a CDS encoding 50S ribosomal protein L25, coding for MKNRIELNVEARQTGKGNSRELRVNRQVPAVIYGAISPVSISVGEKEIVKYNVRAYENALFNLKSPVKEANGIVVLVKKVDVHPVTRRPQHVDFYALDLKKAVRVNVEVRLEGKPVGLSEGGMLNVVNRQIEIEVLPTEIPEFFTADISNLAVGDALHASDVKITGSAKLISSADTTIAVVSAQEEEVAATPVAAAPAAAAAPAAGAKAAPAAAKPAAKK
- the pth gene encoding aminoacyl-tRNA hydrolase; the protein is MSSWLIVGLGNPGGEYKLTRHNIGFMAVDYFMQGLGNPSIKNQFKAEVAQATWQGHTLYFCKPQTYMNLSGESVQPLMGYFKIPLDHLIVIHDDIDQPFNQMKIHKNRGHGGHNGIKSISQLMGTQDYARLKLGVGRPENPNYPVADYVLGKFTKEEFDKMPDFLNKGIDAIESIILDGIQKASTKFNG
- the rph gene encoding ribonuclease PH encodes the protein MRSDGRLFDQLRNIKITPNVAEYAEGSALVEFGKTKVLCTASYEAKAPQWLAGTGAGWVTAEYGMLPRATHTRNKREKSLNSGRTQEISRLIGRSLRAAVDLKQLGEKQIIIDCDVLNADGGTRTASVTGGYVALALALKKLAAVSEIKSMPLINYVSAISVGLHQDNILLDLNYDEDSAIGTDMNFVMTDKGTFIEVQGTAEHMPFTRQQLNKMMDVAEKGCRELFIHQAAIVGEAYRLAGV
- a CDS encoding SUMF1/EgtB/PvdO family nonheme iron enzyme, whose product is MKSLITSLVFASMTSFLISCSSGGDSNTDAVTAPPDESSQSPAPSPTVSPSPTVTPSPTVSPSPEPTVSPSPTVAPTAEPSPSPSPTVSPTATPSPSPEPTVSPAPTASPAPTASPSPEPTVTPQPAPTVTPSPTVTPSPTASPSPTVTPSPTASPSPAPTVTPSPTASPAPSPQPTVTPSPTVTPSPTVTPSPTASPSPSPEPTVTPSPTVSPSPNPSPSPSPSPSPSPTPVMKCPTNFEMVSANSSLGTSAFCIAKFEMKQSSGSAVSTASGKPWIATKATAAAACAALGITYRLPTNAEWNATALEIYNRGENWSGGVKLSGNLYTGYYSGWSEPIAVSNTANPYDGTGKNKDEERRTFVLGSGAVIWDFGGNAWEWVSDTIYGNSYSPDLSSPYGRNYHNNNWDVKPGSKAMLDFTGMTDTPKKDVFMGNLFGGSSGKVIRGGANCVNNRGTVGIFTANIGDITANEVQAPASWGISIQNVGFRCVATPGQY